Genomic DNA from Perca flavescens isolate YP-PL-M2 chromosome 14, PFLA_1.0, whole genome shotgun sequence:
ACATTCCACGTACAGGTCCAGCAGCATGCCGAAAGCATTTGGTTCCTTCTCCCACTTACAGTACAAGTTTATccattttttccaacatggacccttttttatattattctATTGACACTATTCTAGAGTGTCCTCCGCTTCCTCGTTCAGTCCACCATTACAGAGTCCTCTTGGAATTGCCCAGTTTCTTTGGTTCCTTGCTGGGCATGCACCAGTCGTCAGCCTCTATGCTCGTCTGGTAATGCCGTAAGGCTGACTTGTTGAAAACAGGAAGTCTCTCCACTGACTCTGAAGACAAGGCCTGTAATACAGAGCAGAAGGCAACTTATTAGTCTGCATCCTTATTACACAGACACGTTTGCATGAATGAGAGTCAGATCCAGGTTGTTTCTAATTGGGCTTTTCTACAAAGTTCCCTCTGCTCGATTAAAACTCTGTACGCTCCTTTAGGTAGAGATGGCAAAGGTCTCTGTTTTCTGACATGGAACATGTGGTGAGTTATAACTTACAACTTGACACACAATAGTTGCACATTGTCTGTATTAACTCTAAATCTGCGACCACATAGTTGATCCAGTAGGTGTAgttgacagtatatatatatatatatatatgaactctAGTGTACAGTACGCTTGGCTTTCGAGGTTATTTATGACATTTTGTTTGAAGGTAGTTCAGTTCTCACCTTCAAGTATATGACAGCTGAGGTGCCGTAGCCCTCCATAGAGTAGAGCTGCAGGTCTCCCTGGAAGTACTTGGCATACAGACGGGAGATGGGCAGGCCGTAGCCAAAACCAGCCTGAAGGGAAAACAACAGAGTTACAGTATCAGTTGTGCGAGTCTCTGATTAGAACAGGGAGATGTACCATCTAGTTGACTTTTCAGTCCTTCCAGGATTTTGCGATGTCGTGATCGCGCCAATTCACGCCAGTTCAACCAATCACTGTGACTGTGGTGCGaatcgcaattttgaccaatcaccacAACTTTTCCGCAAAAGagcgtgcaaaacatttcagaccgtcctgccaacctgcacacattttaacatcaatgtacgctgtaacgttttttcactctaaagtcgctgaagcggatgctgtttcaatcctgtcggctctgCAGTGTGcgggggcggggctgctgctcatacagtccctcccccccgttactgatgcgcacacacacaaacacacacggtggatgcaggaaaaaccggagatgagacgaCATGATGACCTAAAtcgaggacagctacgctcgttattgtaagtgcaatgatacgttaaagtccaataagtactttatcaaaccgcatgaatgtgagtcccaggccaggataggaaattaactaacaatgtaaagatcaacaagccactgacacatatgttcaaatttgattcattcaataaattattattttttgtcttaaatccccCAGCCATTtccatattataccaacatttgcaccatctgagcctttttggtaaggttactaggaaaactcagcccaggatagttttattctccccgaaacaagtttcctttttatttttaaagaactatacataaaaaaaaaaagaaagaaaaaaatcacaacttttttttaaactttcactatctcccgcaacttcattgcaacaaacatacaaaagacatcacaacttttatcgcaattttttacaaaagctcccacaaaatcaggcattttgggctgcaACAATCTCCAAAAAAGGCCGTGAAATCCTTGAGGGACTGACTTTTAGTCGCAGTTTAAAGTTTGTGTCTGAAATTCAAAAGCAAGCATGTAGTCTGGTGTACTGACTAAGACAATCATCAACACTGAAGACAGTTTTAGTCTCACCAGTGGTGCGTTGCGAGAGTTGTCTATGTGGACTGGACTTGGAGCTGTGGAGTACATGTAGCTGAACAGACGTTCAATCTTCCTCAGAgggactcctcctcctctgtcagacatctaaaataaacaaaaggtATGTTAGGTCTCCAAGGGTCTTCTCATAGTGAACTCATCCGCTCCTTATCATTTTCCATTTTAATGGAATGTAAACAGTGTCATTCTTTGTGAATCAAGTCACCAGGGCTACTTTTAAGTATATGCTAACAAGTCCCACATGGACATGCATACAGTTTAGTTGATGGCAGGGAATGGCAAAACAGCACACAAATTTCTCGCGGAttccctccctgtctctgccTTTAGTACAAAAGTTGCGGTCCAGTCAGTCTCCTCATCTACCTTGATAGTGAGGTCCTCAGTTCCCAGTGACACTCGCACTTTGATTGGGGGTAACGTTAGGGCCGTCTCATGGGTCTCCACTGTAGCTCTCATGGCATTCTGACAGAAAAACATACAAAGTGGATTACAAAAACGAGCAAACAGAAACGTGGTGACGAATAATATATGTCTGATTTTCAGGCTTATTGGCTACTGTACCTTGAAAAGCTCAAACAGCATATGGTAGAGATGGGATGGCACATAGACAATGTGGAGGGGCTGGTTGTGGTTTTTGGctgtcaaaaaatgtgataataTTGATTatatggggggaaaaaaatagacTTTTTTCTAAAAGTGGCACTATGACAAATGTATAACCCTGACTAGAAAACTGGGTGAATCCAGACCTCTGGGACAACTACATATTAACTCAGATCTGAGACAAGACAAAGCTTTTCAACATTAGTGGAAAAAAGATTAGAGCTACTCTTCACAAATTAAGCAAGGAACAAGAAATAACTTTATTCATCATTTTGATTCATATTTTCTAGACCTTATCTGCCAAGAACATGCTGGCCAAGTATGTGCAGTTTATATTTAAAGCCCTGGTACTGTACATGTTCTGACTGATGTACTTCAACAGGAATTCGGTATATGTATTTGATTAAAGAACATACTGTAGCCATAACTACCACATTTATTCTACTAAACTACATACCTTATTAATGTATACATTATATTAGTATCTTTTTATGTTCAATATGTATGAGCATGATAAAATAAAGCCTTTTCTGGTCTATTTCTGTTTAGGTTGTCACATTATCTGTAGATAATGGGTCAAAGTTAGGAATGTCTGATGCTGATGCCAGCTCTTGGCAGGCCCAGCTAacaggacacagacacaaaggttTTACTTAAACCAACAAAGATTAATCCTACAAGGTTCAGTTGAAATTCAAGAGCACCTACAGCCGAAAATATCCCAGTAGACCAGGAAAGATACAGTATAAGCAAGAgtaaatgaaacaaataaatatatagatagataaaataGAAACGTTATGGTTATTTTGTAAGACTTACAATTGACCTCTGTGATCTCCATATCAGGAGAGGTCAGGTAATACTGCTCACACAGCATCTTTGAAGTCTCATAGGCATCTAGAAAGTGAAACAAAGAAAGACAGGTCAAACAGTCACAAATATGTACAAACTGAgcggtgggaaacagataacacttccggtctgtgtgtgtgtgtgtgtgtgtgcatgtgtgtgtatagacaGCAATACTGCAGCTGAGAAAGATCATTTGTTACCTTTTACTACCTCCACAACGTCACAGCTGGGGTCAATGCTGCCAATATGTTTGGGATGGGCTGGGTTCACACTGCCTTCAAAGATTAATGCTACAGGGCACAAtgcaaaaaaatgtgtgtgactcACGTATAGACACAATTCACTGTACATAGATGTACATTTGTtaataataaatcaaatataAAGCACATATCAACTTGAGTGAGTTCGGTTGGGAATGTAAACACTAGCTAAAACACCTATTGCTGACACATCTCTTCTATCATTTAATGCAATAAAAGTAAACGCTATCACGCTATCAGGCACGCTGGGTATTGACTATGATCAGAGAAGACTAGATAAGACATAATCAGACAAAATAAAGTACAAAGTGGGCTgcgattatttatttttttatgcttgCTCTCAAACATTACTAGCACTTTGACATTATAATGACATGAGATCAAGATcaagattaactttattgtcccacatTGTGgtaaatttgtcttgggcattTAACCCATGCTGCAGCCATAAGTtataaacaaacacagacaacatgTACAACAAACAACATGTACAACAGATACTGTATGGTTTATTGTATAGTATTATAGTGTTTCGAGTGAGCAACTGTGCTGATTAACTCACAGTTAATCACTGAGTGCTATACTGACTGTGCTGGTTCATGAGCATGCGTGTGGAAATGCGGCTCATGTAGAAGCGATCCAGGAAGTACTGAACATTCTGGTTGGTGACGGGGTCCACGCCAAAGGCCTCCTTGTACTCCACCACACCCTGAGCCATGGTGGGCACCACGTTGTTGTGCCGATTACGGACGTTTACCAGAGTCTGTGTGAAGCTGAGGGCAAAGACATGATGGATTAGTGCGAGTATGTGAGGGTGGGTTAGTACACCGGGTTTATTAGAATATCTTCACATCGGCGTGCATGGCATTGGGAACACATGCCTGCTAAACATAGCAAAATGCTGTAACAACAGGGCTGAGctttgcagaaaataaatacaacaatgACGAGAAGACTATCTTCTGACaaacatttcctgttgccaggaGCTAATTCCGTCGAACAAGTAAACCTACTTTTTTGCAGTGTTGATTATAGCATTTTAATAACTTAATCATGAGTTGTGACAGATGTTACCTGATATAAAGTCTACACCCAAGTAGCAAATATTAAATTATGTGCTGAGTCAACAAGATGAATCCAAATTTGAAAAGAATTAATGCGGTTACTGAACTGCATGAATGGTTCGTCTTTGTGCTGGAGCATGTTGGATTTTGCCAAAGCGATGGAGCATTAACTAAGCCGTAATCAATCCTCACTCTTTGAGTCTGAGAGTGGCCTTCAGGAGCTGTACAACAAGGTAAGTGAACATGAATCTGatattagtctcgcattgccagaccttcctccacagcgctgcggaggagggtctggctaggccacacagcattctgggatgggacaggaacgtgctctggttaattggcatggctttaaaccaatcacaatcgtcatgggctcagattggacagatagtctagctagctgtctggatttaccctgcagagatctgaggagcagttaaccatagtcctcatgaatcgaccggcgtttaaaattccaacacaaagaaagcggaaggtaccgGACATCCGGCTGTAAAGAAGGCCAtacggtggaatttccggcagcaacggagcaatcccggtaGTGGAACGTCGTGAATATAGACTAGTCTGATATTAACTTTGCAGTGTGAGGTTGAAAATAGGCAGTTAAAAAGTAATTACAGAGTTATTGGATTGGTGTTGGCAGTTACTGAAGAATGACCAAACTGGATTGGtaacagcaacaaaacaactAGACAGGGACATTATTAAGGTTTGTAAATGACTTACTTTGTCAGGACATCCTTATCATCTGGATCCTTTTCTAAAAAATCTACAATCTCCAGCAAACTCTGTGAATACCTGGTGGACACAAAAGGAtggattttaaaagaaaatagaactCAACTCTAGTTcatttactgtatatcagaATGACCAAAGataatggaggaaaaaaaaactataaatctGACGTTTACATTTATGTGTAAGCATTAAAAACTAATCAGCAAGCAGTGAACTCTTGTTATACTAAGTTGACATTTTTCCGGCATCAAGCATTTCCACATGGTTAGAGAAACACTGTACTCTCTTTAGATACTAGTTGCTTGGTTTATCACAGACCTTATCTGTAGGTCAGTTCACGAAGACGACTAGAGTGCTAAACTCATTgagtaggggtgtgcaaaaaaaattgaTTCACATTcaaatcgcgattcaagctctaccgattcaaaaacaattcgtagaattccaaaaatcaattcattttttttaattgtttaatgTTATTGTTGATGTATCAATTTTGAATCGAAGCTTGAGCCTGAAAATCAATATTGAATAGaactgtgacattttctgaatcgtgcaccacTATCATTGAGTCTCACTCTCTGTCACTGTCTCACAGTAGGAAAACTAGGTGAAAGGTGAACAGCAGTGCAGCTAGCAAGGAACTGACCTTAAGCTCTCACAATTCGGATTATTTGCAGTCATGCGAACAGATGTACATCTTGTAATAGACTATTTTGCAACTTGTATTTTCACAAGCTTTGCCAGGAAATATCAAGTGCCCGCTCTCCCCTCGTCAACAATATTAATAAGTAACAGATCAACTCTTTTGCTGGCAATCTAAAGAGTTCTGCAGTAGTAAGGAGAGAAAGTCACAGTGCATGGCCGAATATAGACACTAGAGTGGCTTTTATGAGAAGAGTGGGGGTGGGGTAATGACCTTATTGTTATGTGTTTTAATGTGACTTGTGCACCAAACATAATTAACATGCTAGGATAAATAATACTGTGATTTTATGATGCTACCGGGAAGTAACAGCTTTGGTGGAAAAACCAACTCCAAATGAAAATGATTACAGCTATTCTACTTACAGCTGAAAACCTGCAACAGACATAATTATCTTATATCTGTACTTTGCTGCACCATTAGTGTTTACACCCTTTCACTTTCTACAACATGAGCTGCTTTCcaaccggagggatttttgcagttcctagagaataacgttcctagaaccctttttttctcgtgttccgactggaccaatttggggatttttaagttcctctgaccacagttcctgtaactatttcagctcctacttcagggcagggtcttttccctttccCGCAtgtggtggttagatggctgggattataataacaaaaggtcagttcctatggccagtgcgaatgcaaatggaaaaccgatgttgggggagagtagttagtagaactgtttagaagtggaccgttcctataactacgttcctgtaactacttggtggGAAAGAGGCTATGTACACAGTCACAGTGTACAGTGAAATGGGTGTATGCTCCCAGATCAATAGTGTCTAGCCAGCGAGTGCACAGACCACAGCCGGGTGATGGTTGATATGTGTTTAATAGAAcgataaacaacaaaaacctcACATAACCTTTGACAAAATCAGCAACATCACAGCTGTAATAAGGCTTCTGTGACTAGTTGAATTGCCAAAAACTAAAAGGACAAAGGACATACAGAGTGGATCTATTTTATATCCAAAACTAAAAATACAAAGGCTGAAATCCAAAGGAAGTTTGCTTTGAGACACGGCTGTTTCATAACTGTCCCTGCTAAAACAAGAACCAGTCCCTCTATGACCTTTTAATGAACCTGGGatctctaaaaataaaaaaataaaaacaatagacATCCAATAGGATTGTCATACTACAGTTTCTCTGCACCCTAATGCTCCTTTTTTCTTGCAGACAGGTGCAGGAAGACTTGTTGGAAAACTAACAAATTATTTTGGTAACAATGATTTTGTTACAACAAGGTATACAGAAAGATATGTAGTGTAGTCTAGAGATCCCACCAGCTGATGAGGAGCTTTAGGGAAGGAGTGCCAAGGAGCTTGTCAGGGAGGAAATCAATTTCCTTCATGATATTGGCCAGTCTGACAGGAAGCTCCTGCCGAAGGAACACAAAAGAGGTCTTCTCACATGCATTGGCAGAGCCTGCAGTCACATGAGGGGACAGAGACAGGGAAAACATCACTGAGCAAGCATCCAACTTTTGACCCCATCCTGTCAAAATATAAAACAGCAACCTTTCCCAAACATTACTATTTCGAAGAAATGTGTCCAGGATTATTTGTGGAGGAACCTTTTGAAAAACCATGATGAAAATATAAGCATTTGTTACACCGATTATTATTTTTGCTTAATTAGCAGTAACATTAGAGGTTGCATTATGACAATGCAGAGATCAACCACATTAGCCTAGCTTTTTTGGTCGAGGTCACTAGTACTCAAAATCCAAAGTTCAAAGTGGTAACTTCATGTGCAGTTAGATACACAATAAATgacaacataaacatgaacacatTCAATGACAGTGACATCAGTCTGCAAACAGTATGTACTTCAACGTCAATGACCAGGTCAAACAACGTGAGTTGTGCAACTGCCATGTGAGTGTCGTAAACAATAATGCAGTGTCCGAAAAATCCATAGCCCACTACTCGAAACACTTACCAAAGTCAATGAATTGCTTCATAGACAAGGGAGAGGGGGAAAACTTAGCAAACCTCTCCACTTGTTTCGGTATACCAGCGCCATTTTTCAGCAAAAACTGAGCGAACTTCATTTTTCCTGTCCTTTGCAGACCCCCACTGTTAGTGTATCGGGGACGAACTGTCCTTACGGTCTTCAGCACGCTCCAGTTTGACGACTGTTAGCTAGCAGGGCTAAGGTCGGTGTCGTAACGTACAAAGAACCCCTTCGTTAAAttaataatattcaaatatgcTGGTTATGAGTTCCCCATCATTGTTTTTCTCGAGCAGCTTCCCTGCATCTCGGCAAGTGTATGTCCTTCAAATACAACTTCCATTACAGTGAGcgatgtgtgtgttgttgtggcggggaggaggaggaggaggaggaggagggattgACATCAAAACCAACCAATGAGCGCCAAGATTTTCCTGGAACTGGAGGATGTGGTGGAGGAAGTTGAAAAGAAGGAATTAACGGTAACGTAAGTAGGGCAAGGATATATGTTAATACCTACAGGAAAGATGCTCTGTTCTTGATTTTACATTGGTTTCAGAGCTCAACACTGTGATTACGgtattttcagtaaaaaaataaaaaagtaaaaaacttcaaatgtttcaaatgttttataGTCACGATCATAGAAATAATTTTATCACAATTCATCTTGTAACGTAGCTACATTCGTTGGCTCGGTACCAGGCTTAAAACTATATTTTTTCATGAAAACGTCAATGAAGTAGCGATAGCTAAGCCCGTGACACACGCTTTAAGGGTACAACGCTGAAGTTGGCTTCCGATTCGGCAGTTAAGGGAAAATTTAAGGGAAACTTAAAGCTGAAGTTAGCTTCCGATTCGCAGCGTCCGATTCAGCAGCGAAACATAATAATACTAACTTACATTGCTGAGTGATTGTTTTTTAAGGTTAATTATTATGTCTAAAATACGCttttagatttgtgaaagctttattgtcTTTACGAGAACGCAATAAAGGGAGATTTCACAGCTTTAAGTTTCCCTTAAATTTCCCCTTAACTGCCGAAACGGAATGCTGGGAATAGGAAGCCAACTTCATTGCCGTATAAAGGGTGGGCAAATCACTGTAGAAAGTGGGTGGTCACTTTTGAGCTATAATAATGCTAAAGTATCAACATTTGTATATTTGTTAGTTTTTGGCTAACGTTACACCAAAGCACTTCTCCAAATGGCCGGAAGATGGCGGCGTTGCAAAAGCCATGCATGAGATGACAGTACGCGTCAAAGGAGGTGGgatttcctctcctccttaaCATCATCCTCCTACTCCTCCTAGGGATGTATCGGCGTGCGGTGCAACTGTTTTATGTATGATCTTGGTCAACGGCCGCTGAAATGCTCTATTTGTTACCAGTGTCATCAGTAGCCATACGAAAGGTTTAAACGACCTATTCGGTGGTTCCCGAGAGACATCGATTCAGTGTGATTTAGGTAGAGGATGTGTTGATTTTTCTCTTTCGGGGTGCAGCAGTGAGACAGCATCTTTGCCGGGTGACACATCATTATTACGAGTGGACAAGGTACGAGTGAAACAATAACAGTACACTACACGGTTATTTTTGCAATAAAATAATCCCCTTTTTGTAATCTACTCGTTATCAAAAAGCACTAACGTATTTATGGCAAAGCCTTAAACGCATTAACGTGAGTAGCTACATTACAAACGCTGTCAAATTTGTGATTAGCTAGCTGCGAATGCATTTGCGTTAAACAAACGCCATGAGGTTTGTTCTTCTTCCTGTGTACATTAGctttacttgtgttttttatcTTATGGCGATACTTTGGGTGCGGCGTACATACCTTTTAGTTATTTTCCCATTTATTGTTCCAAAAAGCTTTAGCAGACGTTTTTAAACCTTCAGGGTCGAGTGCCATTAATTTGCAAAATCACTGGTCGGGGTGCAGACTGCTATAAATAGGTAGCCCACCTTTCTCACAGGATTGTCAGTGAGCCTTTTCTAGATCCTCACCAAAAGGCTAC
This window encodes:
- the pdk4 gene encoding pyruvate dehydrogenase kinase, isozyme 4 isoform X1 gives rise to the protein MKFAQFLLKNGAGIPKQVERFAKFSPSPLSMKQFIDFGSANACEKTSFVFLRQELPVRLANIMKEIDFLPDKLLGTPSLKLLISWYSQSLLEIVDFLEKDPDDKDVLTNFTQTLVNVRNRHNNVVPTMAQGVVEYKEAFGVDPVTNQNVQYFLDRFYMSRISTRMLMNQHTLIFEGSVNPAHPKHIGSIDPSCDVVEVVKDAYETSKMLCEQYYLTSPDMEITEVNSKNHNQPLHIVYVPSHLYHMLFELFKNAMRATVETHETALTLPPIKVRVSLGTEDLTIKMSDRGGGVPLRKIERLFSYMYSTAPSPVHIDNSRNAPLAGFGYGLPISRLYAKYFQGDLQLYSMEGYGTSAVIYLKALSSESVERLPVFNKSALRHYQTSIEADDWCMPSKEPKKLGNSKRTL
- the pdk4 gene encoding pyruvate dehydrogenase kinase, isozyme 4 isoform X2, producing the protein MKFAQFLLKNGAGIPKQVERFAKFSPSPLSMKQFIDFGSANACEKTSFVFLRQELPVRLANIMKEIDFLPDKLLGTPSLKLLISWYSQSLLEIVDFLEKDPDDKDVLTNFTQTLVNVRNRHNNVVPTMAQGVVEYKEAFGVDPVTNQNVQYFLDRFYMSRISTRMLMNQHSQYSTQ